In the Pseudonocardia cypriaca genome, one interval contains:
- a CDS encoding cytochrome P450 — MTEQPSSAPRPAEPGEHDFDPLAEETFTSAHATYAELRERCPVARSATYGGFWALFRHADVVAVLSDQDTFTTSVQNVVPKFAFTGRRPPLHLDPPEHSDYRRVINRFFTRSRMDALAPAVRGHVVRHLQRMIDAGHADVGPDYAQTMPAHVFAEFFHLPLELTNRIEQISAEYVRAIQVVDDAEVRRGSRLLYAIAEDVIAARRAEGTDPEHDLTAALLAARPGGRPLPPDMVLGCVRQLLVTGMVAPSVFIGTMLAHLAEHEALQALLRAQPERIPAAVEEYLRLFTPYRGMSRTPRRDVVIGGRLIRADEPIALVYTSANRDEAVFPDGEEFVLDRPNLRAAIPFGAGVHACPGAPLARMMLVMTLEELLARTSGFAVAGEITMARWAEWGTRSVPMRFTPA, encoded by the coding sequence ATGACCGAGCAGCCGAGCTCCGCCCCGCGTCCCGCCGAGCCCGGCGAACACGACTTCGACCCGCTCGCGGAGGAGACCTTCACCAGCGCCCACGCCACCTACGCCGAGCTGAGGGAGCGCTGCCCGGTGGCCCGCAGCGCCACCTACGGCGGGTTCTGGGCGCTGTTCCGGCACGCGGACGTGGTGGCGGTGCTGTCGGACCAGGACACGTTCACCACCAGCGTGCAGAACGTGGTGCCGAAGTTCGCCTTCACCGGGCGGCGCCCGCCACTGCACCTGGACCCGCCGGAGCACAGCGACTACCGCCGGGTCATCAACCGGTTCTTCACCCGCTCCCGGATGGACGCGCTGGCGCCCGCGGTGCGCGGGCACGTCGTGCGGCACCTGCAGCGGATGATCGACGCGGGGCACGCGGACGTCGGCCCGGACTACGCCCAGACGATGCCGGCGCACGTGTTCGCCGAGTTCTTCCACCTGCCGCTGGAGCTCACGAACCGGATCGAGCAGATCAGCGCCGAGTACGTGCGCGCGATCCAGGTCGTCGACGACGCGGAGGTGCGCCGCGGCAGCCGGCTGCTCTACGCGATCGCCGAGGACGTGATCGCCGCCCGGCGCGCCGAGGGCACCGACCCCGAGCACGACCTCACCGCCGCCCTGCTCGCCGCCCGTCCCGGCGGCCGGCCGCTGCCCCCGGACATGGTGCTCGGCTGCGTGCGCCAGCTGCTGGTCACCGGCATGGTCGCGCCCAGCGTCTTCATCGGGACCATGCTCGCCCACCTCGCCGAGCACGAGGCGCTGCAGGCGCTGCTGCGCGCGCAGCCCGAGCGCATCCCGGCTGCCGTCGAGGAGTACCTGCGGCTGTTCACCCCCTACCGCGGCATGTCCCGCACGCCGCGGCGCGACGTCGTGATCGGCGGGCGGCTGATCCGCGCCGACGAGCCGATCGCCCTGGTCTACACCTCCGCCAACCGCGACGAGGCCGTGTTCCCCGACGGCGAGGAGTTCGTGCTCGACCGGCCGAACCTGCGCGCCGCGATCCCGTTCGGCGCAGGCGTCCACGCCTGCCCGGGCGCCCCGCTCGCGCGGATGATGCTGGTGATGACGCTGGAGGAGCTGCTCGCCCGCACCAGCGGCTTCGCCGTGGCCGGGGAGATCACCATGGCCCGGTGGGCGGAGTGGGGCACCCGGTCGGTCCCGATGCGGTTCACCCCGGCGTGA
- a CDS encoding DUF6351 family protein: protein MPARPRPLHPRRAATAAAVLAAVALAMTAGAGTGLAAPPAPPGGAPCLPGSPAQPTCISGTLDDGTPYAFAVPAAWNGTVVVALDYTAGGPDEPLTGRLLADGVARGGTARTVTGWNIRDAIDNQAEALTRFEAAYGPARYAIASGTSMGGFVSAGVAQVHSEVFDAAVPFCGGLSGSVAQWNQKLDTVFVLERLVAPGLPVIDIPADVPGAQRAWIDALTKAQQTPEGRARIALAGAIGQLPAWGVRPDGSTPPPPAKGDLPALQEGVFLALAGGPLPYVGQAMSSRRQITAVAGGNPSTNVGVDYGAQLRAAEPDLRRAVRELYRTAGLDLDADLRTLAAAPRIAADPAAVERFARGIVLDGALRIPVLTVSNIGDQISTVAQQQSYEAQVRRAGAAPLLRQTYVESAGHCTFSPAEQQAALRVMTERLETGRWPATDPRAMNARAEQAGTEQAPRYLRYDPPRFNRPFPG, encoded by the coding sequence ATGCCCGCCCGACCACGACCCCTCCACCCGCGGCGTGCCGCGACCGCTGCCGCGGTCCTCGCGGCCGTCGCGCTGGCCATGACCGCGGGTGCCGGAACGGGGCTCGCCGCCCCGCCCGCTCCGCCCGGCGGAGCGCCGTGCCTGCCGGGCTCCCCCGCGCAGCCGACCTGCATCTCCGGCACCCTGGACGACGGCACCCCCTACGCGTTCGCCGTGCCTGCGGCCTGGAACGGCACCGTCGTGGTCGCCCTCGACTACACCGCAGGCGGGCCGGACGAGCCGCTGACCGGCCGCCTGCTGGCCGACGGGGTCGCCCGCGGCGGCACGGCCCGCACGGTGACGGGGTGGAACATCCGGGACGCGATCGACAACCAGGCCGAGGCGCTCACCCGGTTCGAGGCGGCCTACGGCCCGGCCCGGTACGCGATCGCGTCCGGCACCTCGATGGGCGGGTTCGTCTCCGCCGGGGTCGCGCAGGTGCACTCGGAGGTCTTCGACGCGGCGGTGCCGTTCTGCGGCGGGCTGAGCGGCTCGGTCGCGCAGTGGAACCAGAAGCTCGACACGGTGTTCGTGCTGGAGCGGCTCGTCGCACCCGGCCTTCCGGTGATCGACATCCCCGCCGACGTGCCGGGGGCCCAGCGGGCCTGGATCGACGCGCTGACCAAGGCTCAGCAGACTCCGGAGGGCCGGGCCCGCATCGCGCTCGCGGGCGCGATCGGGCAGCTGCCGGCGTGGGGCGTGCGCCCGGACGGCAGCACGCCCCCGCCGCCGGCCAAGGGCGACCTCCCGGCCCTGCAGGAAGGCGTCTTCCTGGCGCTGGCGGGTGGCCCGCTCCCCTACGTCGGGCAGGCGATGAGCAGCCGGCGGCAGATCACCGCGGTCGCGGGCGGGAACCCGTCGACCAACGTGGGCGTCGACTACGGGGCCCAGCTGCGCGCGGCCGAGCCGGACCTGCGCCGCGCCGTGCGGGAGCTCTACCGCACGGCCGGTCTCGACCTGGACGCCGATCTCCGGACGCTCGCCGCCGCGCCCCGGATCGCCGCCGACCCTGCCGCGGTGGAGCGCTTCGCACGCGGCATCGTGCTGGACGGCGCCCTGCGGATCCCCGTGCTCACCGTCTCGAACATCGGCGACCAGATCTCCACGGTGGCGCAGCAGCAGTCCTACGAGGCGCAGGTGCGCCGGGCCGGGGCGGCTCCGCTGCTGCGCCAGACGTACGTGGAGTCGGCCGGGCACTGCACCTTCTCCCCCGCCGAGCAGCAGGCCGCGCTGCGCGTCATGACCGAGCGGCTCGAGACCGGACGGTGGCCGGCCACGGACCCGCGCGCGATGAACGCCCGGGCGGAACAGGCGGGTACGGAGCAGGCCCCGCGCTACCTCCGCTACGACCCGCCGCGGTTCAACCGCCCCTTCCCGGGCTGA
- a CDS encoding CocE/NonD family hydrolase — MLRPASALLAAFLALAAACSAPQQVASQQAAPPPAPGSSFGHHRPAPQFAERITETFYLPMRDGTRLAVRLDRPAAGGVPAPGPFPVLWHHTLSIDSKPEDGAGGFSAVPGLTAHGYVVAQVARRGNGQSFGVRRGYNDRVEAHDAYEVTEWLATQPWSTGKVGTYGCSNTGDAALHALTLRPPHLAAAFAGCFAWDKYDAWRVGGIAAQWGTGPSRTVEQDMQNQPVAGDEDRALLHQAALEHQGSPPLAELWRGMPFRDSFSPLVLSRFWSEGSAGSYGDQIRASGVPLYVVGGWRDELRGQGVAALLNVPGSRLLIGPWKHCENAGFALVEEAHRFFDRHLKGIDTGIDGEPRVHYATPDSDVPDATGLPWRTADTWPPAVVTMTPTPLGGDGVLGSGAAGGRAFTVGADGTCPTAGSGPLAQPCHVAGAGTNWTGPVLAADTWLTGSPVADVHVRVDRPDAHVFAHLEDVAPDGTVTVITEGRLQASLRAEHPAPYRLPDGVPWHRSYAQDAVPLAAGEVARLRIGMLPTSYVVRAGHRIQITVTGADHRASAPLPDAQGARIEVLTAPDRPSLVQLPIAPA; from the coding sequence ATGCTCCGACCCGCGTCGGCGCTGCTCGCCGCGTTCCTCGCCCTCGCGGCGGCCTGCAGCGCGCCCCAGCAGGTGGCGTCCCAGCAGGCGGCCCCGCCGCCTGCGCCGGGGTCGTCGTTCGGGCACCACCGGCCCGCCCCGCAGTTCGCCGAGCGGATCACCGAGACCTTCTACCTGCCGATGCGCGACGGCACGCGGCTCGCGGTGCGGCTCGACCGCCCGGCCGCGGGTGGCGTCCCGGCACCCGGGCCGTTCCCGGTGCTGTGGCACCACACCCTCTCGATCGACAGCAAGCCCGAGGACGGGGCGGGCGGTTTCTCGGCCGTCCCCGGTCTCACCGCGCACGGGTACGTCGTCGCGCAGGTCGCGCGGCGCGGGAACGGGCAGTCGTTCGGGGTGCGCCGCGGCTACAACGACCGCGTCGAGGCGCACGACGCCTACGAGGTCACCGAGTGGCTTGCGACGCAGCCGTGGTCGACCGGGAAGGTCGGGACCTACGGCTGCTCCAACACCGGCGACGCGGCCCTGCACGCGCTCACCCTGCGCCCACCCCACCTCGCGGCGGCGTTCGCCGGGTGCTTCGCGTGGGACAAGTACGACGCGTGGCGGGTCGGCGGGATCGCCGCCCAGTGGGGCACCGGGCCGTCCCGCACGGTGGAGCAGGACATGCAGAACCAGCCGGTGGCGGGCGACGAGGACCGGGCGCTGCTGCACCAGGCCGCGCTCGAGCACCAGGGCTCCCCGCCGCTGGCCGAGCTGTGGCGCGGGATGCCGTTCCGCGACAGCTTCTCCCCGCTCGTGCTGTCCCGGTTCTGGTCGGAGGGCAGCGCGGGGTCCTACGGCGACCAGATCCGGGCGTCGGGCGTGCCGCTCTACGTCGTCGGCGGCTGGCGCGACGAGCTGCGCGGGCAGGGCGTGGCGGCACTGCTGAACGTGCCGGGGTCGCGGCTGCTGATCGGACCGTGGAAGCACTGCGAGAACGCCGGCTTCGCGCTCGTGGAGGAGGCGCACCGGTTCTTCGACCGGCACCTCAAGGGGATCGACACCGGGATCGACGGCGAACCCCGCGTGCACTACGCCACACCCGACTCCGACGTCCCCGACGCGACCGGCCTGCCGTGGCGCACGGCGGACACCTGGCCCCCGGCCGTCGTGACGATGACCCCGACGCCGCTCGGCGGTGACGGCGTGCTCGGCTCCGGCGCCGCCGGTGGCCGCGCGTTCACCGTCGGCGCCGACGGCACGTGCCCCACCGCGGGCAGCGGGCCGCTCGCCCAGCCGTGCCACGTCGCAGGCGCGGGGACGAACTGGACCGGGCCCGTCCTGGCCGCCGACACATGGCTGACCGGCTCCCCCGTCGCGGACGTGCACGTCCGCGTCGACCGTCCCGACGCGCACGTGTTCGCCCACCTCGAGGACGTCGCACCGGACGGCACGGTCACCGTGATCACCGAAGGCCGGCTACAGGCGTCGTTGCGCGCCGAGCACCCGGCCCCCTACCGCCTGCCCGACGGTGTGCCGTGGCACCGGTCGTACGCGCAGGACGCGGTCCCGCTCGCCGCGGGCGAGGTCGCCCGGCTGCGCATCGGGATGCTGCCCACCTCCTACGTCGTGCGCGCCGGACACCGCATCCAGATCACGGTCACGGGCGCCGACCACCGTGCCTCCGCCCCGCTGCCCGACGCGCAGGGGGCGCGCATCGAGGTGCTCACCGCCCCCGACCGCCCCTCGCTCGTGCAGCTCCCGATCGCCCCGGCCTGA
- a CDS encoding 2-hydroxyacyl-CoA dehydratase family protein, translated as MTRLASAQRATAHQRQWFADLRAEVAAGAPLALVNADAPQEVFRAMGIPYVVNQWWASIITAKRRGPDHLAALRAHGYPDDSEQYNALPLGGALDPPPDDPPWGGLPQPSIVLAETTGDAARKVFDLWGERPGTVFYALESAAANAVPPRWWELVPDRWEEAVGSDRLDLLVAELEGLVRFLETTTGRAFSETRFRAVLDLVNEQAEWNRRTRDLIAAARPCPIEVTDGIPAVMVPQWHRGTEWARDAARALHDEVAERVAAGAGVGVDERARLMWVGRGLWFDLGFYRRFQERYGAVFVWSMYLAVAADGYARYGGEPLRALAARFAAFSDQLYTPPWSVEWYVKEARLHGVDGVVHLVSDDPRGSFFTTRALEAAGFPVLELHADNVDSRTAEPGALDQQVGAWLESVVLRRRS; from the coding sequence GTGACCCGGCTCGCCAGCGCGCAGCGGGCCACCGCCCACCAGCGGCAGTGGTTCGCCGACCTGCGCGCCGAGGTGGCCGCGGGCGCCCCGCTCGCGCTGGTCAACGCGGACGCCCCGCAGGAGGTGTTCCGCGCCATGGGCATCCCGTACGTCGTCAACCAGTGGTGGGCGTCGATCATCACCGCGAAGCGGCGGGGCCCGGACCACCTGGCAGCGCTGCGGGCGCACGGCTACCCCGACGACAGCGAGCAGTACAACGCGCTCCCCCTCGGCGGGGCGCTCGACCCGCCACCGGACGACCCGCCGTGGGGCGGGCTGCCGCAGCCGTCGATCGTGCTCGCCGAGACCACGGGCGACGCCGCGCGCAAGGTCTTCGACCTCTGGGGCGAGCGGCCCGGAACCGTCTTCTACGCGCTGGAGAGCGCCGCGGCGAACGCGGTGCCGCCGCGCTGGTGGGAGCTGGTGCCGGACCGCTGGGAGGAGGCCGTCGGCTCCGACCGGCTGGACCTGCTCGTGGCCGAGCTGGAGGGCCTGGTCCGGTTCCTGGAGACGACCACCGGCCGGGCGTTCTCGGAGACCCGGTTCCGGGCGGTGCTGGACCTGGTCAACGAGCAGGCGGAGTGGAACCGGCGCACCCGGGACCTCATCGCCGCCGCGCGCCCGTGCCCGATCGAGGTGACCGACGGGATCCCCGCCGTGATGGTGCCGCAGTGGCACCGCGGCACCGAGTGGGCCCGCGACGCCGCCCGGGCGCTGCACGACGAGGTCGCCGAGCGGGTCGCCGCAGGCGCCGGGGTCGGCGTCGACGAGCGGGCCCGGCTGATGTGGGTGGGCCGCGGGCTGTGGTTCGACCTCGGCTTCTACCGGCGGTTCCAGGAGCGCTACGGCGCCGTGTTCGTGTGGTCGATGTACCTGGCGGTCGCCGCCGACGGGTACGCCCGGTACGGCGGCGAACCGCTGCGCGCGCTCGCGGCCCGGTTCGCCGCGTTCTCCGACCAGCTCTACACCCCACCCTGGTCGGTGGAGTGGTACGTGAAGGAGGCCCGGCTGCACGGCGTCGACGGGGTCGTGCACCTGGTCTCCGACGACCCGCGGGGCAGCTTCTTCACCACCCGCGCCCTGGAGGCCGCCGGGTTCCCGGTGCTGGAGCTCCACGCCGACAACGTCGACTCCCGCACAGCCGAACCCGGCGCCCTCGATCAGCAGGTCGGTGCCTGGCTCGAGTCCGTCGTGCTGCGCAGGAGGTCGTGA